One window from the genome of Bdellovibrio sp. NC01 encodes:
- a CDS encoding LysR family transcriptional regulator, whose amino-acid sequence MKIQNLEDLTAFLSVAEAGGFSQAARTLEVPVSVLSKRIARLEGALGIRLFQRSTRAVHLTEEGKGLIPHLQRLFGDIKEIEEQFVDSNELKGVVRLTLPWTLTQGPIAQIITNFRQKHPLVEVHVHFSDAFEKLVEGGFDLAIRFSTMADSTLIARRLGPNYLKIIASKAYLKKAGTPKTVKELKEHPLMFVPAHRARRFQKSGLTLSEVASTTSMISNNGLFLTELAKAGAGIAIRSHWDANELLRKKEMVEIELNDRLESGHDAYIVTPSNRYMSKRVRALMDTIVEEFPKFLKD is encoded by the coding sequence ATGAAAATACAGAATTTGGAAGATCTCACAGCCTTTTTAAGTGTCGCCGAAGCCGGTGGCTTTTCCCAAGCGGCCCGTACCTTAGAAGTTCCGGTTTCAGTCTTAAGCAAACGAATCGCACGCTTAGAGGGCGCCTTAGGTATAAGATTGTTTCAGCGCAGTACTCGCGCTGTGCATTTAACGGAAGAGGGCAAAGGCCTGATCCCACACTTACAAAGATTGTTTGGCGACATTAAAGAGATCGAAGAACAATTCGTTGATTCCAACGAACTAAAAGGCGTCGTGCGTTTGACGCTGCCGTGGACTTTGACCCAAGGGCCGATCGCACAAATCATTACGAACTTCCGTCAGAAGCATCCCCTTGTCGAAGTGCATGTGCATTTCAGTGATGCCTTTGAAAAACTGGTGGAAGGCGGATTTGATTTAGCAATTCGTTTTTCGACGATGGCCGATTCAACGTTGATCGCACGCCGACTGGGACCTAACTATTTAAAAATCATCGCAAGCAAAGCTTATTTGAAAAAAGCGGGCACACCAAAAACAGTGAAAGAGCTCAAAGAGCATCCGTTGATGTTTGTACCGGCCCACCGCGCACGTCGTTTTCAAAAAAGTGGACTGACACTTTCGGAAGTCGCAAGCACGACCTCGATGATTTCAAACAACGGACTTTTCTTAACGGAGCTTGCGAAAGCCGGGGCGGGCATCGCCATTCGCTCGCACTGGGATGCTAATGAACTATTACGCAAAAAAGAGATGGTCGAAATTGAATTGAATGATCGTCTGGAGTCAGGGCACGACGCTTACATCGTGACGCCGTCGAATCGTTATATGTCGAAAAGAGTGCGAGCTTTAATGGATACGATCGTCGAAGAGTTCCCGAAGTTTTTGAAGGACTAA
- a CDS encoding DoxX family protein yields the protein MTNNKHQPIAYAVLRFALGLNIFLHGLVRIGPNYSKFIDWTMGIFKNAPLPDFAVQGFAYAIPPLELLVGGFLLVGLFTLPALVLGSLVMIALMAGMCIVQNWEIVGIQMIYILLYAVLTFGFQYNTYSIDSVIRKK from the coding sequence ATGACTAACAACAAGCACCAACCTATCGCTTATGCTGTCTTACGCTTCGCTTTGGGACTTAACATTTTTCTGCATGGACTTGTGCGCATCGGTCCGAATTATTCTAAGTTTATTGATTGGACGATGGGCATTTTTAAAAATGCTCCGTTGCCTGATTTTGCCGTGCAGGGTTTTGCTTACGCCATCCCACCACTTGAATTGCTGGTCGGCGGATTCTTACTTGTCGGTCTTTTCACGCTGCCCGCTTTGGTGTTGGGATCGCTTGTGATGATCGCGTTAATGGCCGGTATGTGCATTGTACAGAACTGGGAAATCGTCGGCATTCAGATGATTTATATCTTGCTCTATGCGGTTCTGACTTTTGGATTTCAGTATAACACTTACTCTATCGATTCAGTGATTCGTAAAAAATAG
- a CDS encoding SDR family NAD(P)-dependent oxidoreductase: MAKNKLALITGSTAGIGFAIAEKMARHGQFDVIINGRTEERVNKAINQLLAEGVNKARLHGVAADLSTVEGIQKVQELFPDIDVLVNNFGIFEPKDFADITDGDWEKMWNANFMSGARLSRYYFPRMLSKNSGRVIFISSESAVQIPVEMIHYGVTKTAQVALARGMAEAAANTKVTVNSILVGPTKSEGVGTFLKQLAEKDQVSEAEVEKNFFKTARPTSLLKRFIKPEEVGALVAFVSSDEASAITGAALRVDGGLLKGIL, encoded by the coding sequence ATGGCGAAAAATAAATTAGCACTTATCACAGGTTCCACAGCAGGTATTGGTTTTGCCATCGCAGAAAAAATGGCTCGTCATGGACAGTTCGACGTTATCATCAACGGTCGCACTGAAGAGCGTGTGAATAAAGCCATCAATCAACTGCTTGCCGAAGGCGTGAATAAAGCACGCTTGCACGGAGTCGCCGCCGATCTTTCCACGGTTGAAGGCATCCAAAAAGTGCAGGAACTTTTTCCTGACATCGACGTCCTGGTAAATAATTTCGGTATTTTTGAGCCCAAGGATTTTGCAGACATCACCGATGGCGATTGGGAAAAAATGTGGAACGCCAACTTCATGTCAGGGGCACGCCTTTCGCGTTACTACTTCCCACGCATGCTGAGTAAAAACTCGGGCCGCGTGATCTTTATTTCCAGTGAATCGGCCGTTCAGATTCCTGTTGAGATGATTCATTATGGTGTGACAAAAACAGCGCAAGTAGCGTTAGCTCGCGGCATGGCCGAAGCGGCCGCAAATACCAAGGTCACGGTGAACTCGATCCTTGTCGGTCCTACGAAGTCCGAAGGTGTCGGTACGTTCTTGAAGCAACTTGCCGAAAAAGATCAGGTCAGCGAGGCCGAAGTTGAGAAAAACTTCTTTAAAACGGCTCGCCCGACTTCGTTATTGAAACGCTTTATTAAGCCTGAAGAAGTTGGAGCCCTTGTCGCATTTGTCAGCAGTGACGAAGCGTCTGCGATAACGGGTGCTGCGCTACGCGTGGATGGCGGCCTGCTGAAAGGAATCCTGTAA
- the lpdA gene encoding dihydrolipoyl dehydrogenase, producing MADNQFDLIVIGSGPGGYVGAIRAAQLGLKVAVVEKDKTYGGTCLNVGCIPSKALLESSEHYVAAQHDFASHGIKVPKVELDLTTMLARKDKVVKQNTEGIVFLFKKNKITGFNGFGKITAPGKVEVKGDDGNTQVLTTKSILIATGSVPVELPFLKYDEKRIVSNTGALIIPQVPKKMIVVGGGVIGLELGSVWQRLGAEVTVIEYTARLGGATDQDCMKVLQKNLEKEGMKFLLSTKVTGSNVVADGVEVTYEALADGKAATVKADVVLVATGRKPFTGGLGLEDVGVQKDPQGRVIVDKHYQTNVPGIYAIGDVIAGPMLAHKAEEEGVALAEMLAGKAGHVNYDTVPGVIYTHPEVATVGLNEEQCKEKGIEVNVGKFPFLANGRARAKGFTEGFVKIIADKKTDKILGAHMVGPGVSELIHEVIVCMEFGGSSEDLARSFHAHPTLSEVVREAALAVEKRQRQM from the coding sequence ATGGCAGACAATCAATTTGATCTTATTGTTATCGGCTCGGGCCCTGGTGGTTATGTTGGTGCGATTCGCGCGGCACAACTTGGTCTTAAAGTAGCTGTTGTTGAAAAAGATAAAACTTACGGTGGCACATGCTTGAACGTAGGTTGCATCCCTTCAAAAGCTTTGCTTGAAAGTTCTGAACACTATGTAGCGGCTCAACATGATTTCGCTTCTCACGGCATTAAAGTTCCAAAGGTTGAGTTAGATTTAACAACGATGCTTGCGCGTAAAGATAAAGTTGTTAAACAAAACACAGAAGGCATCGTTTTCCTTTTCAAGAAAAACAAAATCACAGGCTTCAACGGCTTCGGTAAAATCACAGCTCCGGGTAAAGTTGAAGTCAAAGGTGACGACGGCAACACACAAGTCTTGACGACAAAATCAATCTTGATCGCAACAGGTTCAGTACCAGTTGAATTGCCGTTCTTGAAATACGATGAAAAACGTATTGTTTCAAATACGGGTGCCTTGATCATCCCACAAGTTCCGAAAAAAATGATCGTTGTCGGTGGCGGCGTGATCGGTTTGGAATTGGGTTCTGTATGGCAACGCCTTGGCGCGGAAGTGACAGTGATCGAGTACACAGCTCGTTTGGGTGGTGCGACTGATCAAGACTGCATGAAAGTGCTTCAGAAAAATCTAGAAAAAGAAGGCATGAAGTTCCTTCTTTCAACTAAAGTTACGGGCTCAAATGTTGTAGCAGATGGCGTTGAAGTCACTTATGAAGCTTTGGCTGACGGTAAAGCTGCAACAGTGAAAGCGGATGTTGTTCTAGTAGCAACAGGTCGTAAACCATTTACTGGTGGCTTGGGACTTGAAGACGTTGGCGTACAAAAAGATCCTCAAGGTCGCGTGATCGTTGATAAACACTATCAAACAAACGTTCCAGGCATCTATGCCATTGGTGACGTTATCGCGGGCCCAATGCTTGCGCATAAAGCAGAAGAAGAAGGCGTTGCTTTGGCAGAGATGCTTGCAGGCAAAGCTGGTCACGTAAACTACGATACAGTTCCAGGTGTTATCTATACTCATCCAGAAGTTGCAACTGTTGGATTGAATGAAGAGCAATGCAAAGAAAAAGGTATCGAAGTAAACGTGGGTAAATTCCCATTCCTTGCGAACGGCCGTGCTCGCGCGAAAGGTTTCACTGAAGGTTTCGTGAAAATCATCGCGGATAAAAAGACAGATAAAATCTTGGGCGCACACATGGTTGGCCCAGGCGTTTCTGAACTGATCCATGAAGTGATCGTGTGCATGGAATTTGGTGGTAGCAGCGAAGACCTAGCAAGATCATTCCACGCCCACCCTACTTTAAGTGAAGTTGTGCGTGAAGCGGCTTTGGCTGTAGAAAAACGCCAAAGACAAATGTAG
- a CDS encoding endonuclease I family protein, translated as MKAMLLSFVLVLVGGVSHAALSSSEIPYYGEQFYQDLASGVTNDALVKSLQTVLRSQHRSVDNGLDEIGNCNGSGCYQHISLGYDRARVWMMGVYYLVQDANGYALPDVYCANYKHTSDFPSNPPGPRVIPDGNILNTEHTWPQSKFVGKFDKNMQKSDLHHLYPADNKMNSIRGNNEFGEVVKDSKPLKCPVSRFGKSSKGSADVFEPPQGHKGNVARALFYFAVNYGAKMSANQEAILRKWNHDDPVDEEEARRNEEIWKVQGNRNPFIDFPELVDKIQSF; from the coding sequence ATGAAGGCAATGCTTTTGTCGTTCGTGTTAGTTCTAGTGGGTGGCGTTTCTCACGCGGCTCTTTCTTCAAGCGAAATTCCATATTATGGTGAGCAGTTTTACCAAGACCTAGCGTCTGGTGTAACTAACGATGCACTCGTAAAGAGCTTGCAAACAGTTTTGCGCAGCCAACATCGTTCCGTAGACAACGGTCTTGATGAAATCGGTAACTGCAACGGTTCAGGTTGCTACCAACATATCTCTTTGGGATATGACCGTGCACGTGTGTGGATGATGGGCGTTTATTATCTAGTACAAGATGCTAACGGTTACGCACTTCCAGACGTTTATTGCGCGAACTACAAACACACGAGTGATTTCCCAAGCAATCCTCCAGGCCCGCGCGTAATTCCTGATGGCAACATCTTGAATACAGAGCACACATGGCCACAAAGCAAATTCGTAGGCAAGTTCGACAAGAACATGCAGAAATCAGATTTGCACCACTTGTATCCAGCAGATAACAAAATGAATTCGATCCGTGGTAACAACGAATTCGGTGAAGTTGTAAAAGACTCTAAACCGTTGAAATGCCCCGTATCTCGCTTCGGTAAATCAAGCAAAGGTAGCGCGGATGTTTTCGAACCACCTCAAGGTCATAAAGGTAACGTAGCTCGTGCATTGTTCTACTTCGCAGTAAACTACGGTGCAAAAATGAGCGCGAACCAAGAAGCGATCTTGAGAAAATGGAATCACGATGATCCAGTAGACGAAGAAGAAGCTCGTCGTAACGAAGAAATCTGGAAAGTCCAAGGCAACAGAAATCCATTCATCGATTTCCCAGAGCTAGTAGACAAAATCCAAAGCTTCTGA
- a CDS encoding ABC transporter ATP-binding protein has translation MANSTAEIEINHVHKVFKTAEQQDVIALRDIDFTIQPGQFVCLLGPSGCGKSTLLNAIAGFSLPTDGDIRVHGKTVFEPGPDRGMVFQEYALFPWMTVEENIVFGLKLRKEDPKKIEAKLTELLGKLKLTEFRSRFPKDLSGGMRQRVAIARVLALDPPIMLMDEPFGALDALTRRSLQDELVKIWNETKKTVVFVTHSMEEAIYLADRIVVMTYRPGTVKKDIIVNIPRPRNPTDEAFNDLKKELTNLVMEEQNRFQQAQMRGSTGD, from the coding sequence ATGGCAAATTCAACAGCAGAAATCGAAATCAATCACGTTCATAAAGTTTTTAAAACAGCAGAGCAACAAGATGTCATCGCTCTTCGTGATATCGACTTTACAATTCAACCGGGCCAATTCGTGTGTTTGCTAGGACCTTCGGGTTGCGGCAAAAGTACGTTGCTAAACGCAATCGCGGGTTTTTCATTACCAACAGACGGCGACATTCGTGTGCATGGTAAAACAGTTTTTGAACCAGGCCCAGATCGCGGCATGGTTTTCCAAGAATATGCGTTGTTCCCGTGGATGACCGTTGAGGAAAATATCGTTTTCGGCTTGAAACTTCGTAAAGAAGATCCAAAAAAGATCGAAGCAAAGCTTACTGAACTGCTTGGAAAATTGAAACTGACAGAGTTCCGTTCACGTTTCCCTAAAGATCTTTCCGGCGGGATGAGACAGCGTGTAGCGATTGCCCGTGTGTTGGCTTTAGATCCACCGATCATGTTGATGGATGAGCCCTTCGGAGCTTTGGATGCATTGACACGCAGATCTTTGCAGGACGAGTTAGTCAAAATCTGGAATGAAACGAAAAAGACGGTGGTGTTCGTTACACACAGTATGGAAGAAGCCATTTATTTGGCGGATCGTATTGTGGTGATGACGTATCGTCCGGGCACGGTAAAAAAAGATATCATCGTGAATATTCCGCGCCCACGCAATCCAACAGATGAAGCCTTCAATGATTTGAAGAAGGAACTTACGAATCTGGTCATGGAAGAACAAAACCGCTTCCAACAAGCGCAGATGCGTGGTTCAACAGGCGACTAA